The Diorhabda carinulata isolate Delta chromosome 4, icDioCari1.1, whole genome shotgun sequence genomic interval gtttgcgaaaaattaaaaaccaaaattgtaTGTtgtgagagaaaaaaatatttttattttaaaaactcatGGACGTAGGAGTCTGATATTTCAGGGTAAGTTTTCTCTTAAGAAGGTGATTTCATGGTAAAAACATCAACATAACTTTTCCGAGGGTCATCAGACCCATGCTTGTCTTGTCATACTCTCGTCATTTCCCTTCACTTCAATTAAGTACAACCAGCGATACTCTAAAAAGCCCTGGAACAGACTAAAAACAGAGTATGTTTCGtctttatcaattattttttaaataataaattgacaaATACACATCAAGTTCATTACTTAAAAGTTATTCACCCTGTATTATGAACTATTCGAAAAAAGGTACACTAGAATCTGGAAAAGAGCTGTGTCAgaagaataataaattcaacCATTACTTTATAGTcgcactatatatatatatatatatatatatatatatatatatatatatatatatatatatatatatatatatatatgtatgtataatgAAGGATGCCatctttatttttacttttgtgtaataatatttcttttcaacattgaaatattagtagaattttaaacttttcaaaaattctaagcaattaaaaatttttgtacaaaaacaGAAACATTTTCACACTTCTTAtgcatgaaaattttatttttctattaattacaTCAAGGTTAAATTCCAGTCTATTCATTTCAAAAAGCAGCTCACATTCAGAATATGGAATTTCAATCCAAACAAGTAGTCGCTATGCCTAGTTGCAAAAAACTCTACATTCCTAAAAGGTACCGAATACAGtacaaaaacagtttttttttttatatttttatcaatttttaaaactatcCTCTCATTCTCATTTTGTAAGCGCGTCGGCGTTGTATCCTTAGCAACAGGAAATCGGAGGGGATTGTATTCCAGCACGGAccttttgataaaataattttagtttgcGACGAAATTACCGGGAGAAAGTGTTTGTATTTTATGTAGCGACATCGTGTATTTGTTTCGTAAACTAGAACTATCACTCTAACAGAGCACAACGAACGCAATTAATTTGGCGGAAAGCTGACAAAAACTAGAATAGTTGGCTTTGAGCTTTATTGGCAGGAGTTAAATTGTGAATATTGTGTATTAACTGAAAAGTTTAGTGTATATTACGTTATCATAATTTTATCCATTAAGTGACTCGACTAAAAAGACCTGTGTGCTGCCAGAAGATACTCATTAACTTGGTATGTActtataacttttaaaattagttttttatgaatttcagaAACGCCAATAAGCTTTTGTGAGGTTAGGTGATACTTATTCACAggttttacaaattaattatgtattttcattatcaattgTTACTGATATAAACTTATTAAGCCATATAATTTGATGTGTGACatcacaatatatttattattcttttggttaatttatataatgaagCCAAAATTTTTGGATACATCCTTAATGGCagactttttatataaaataatatgaaaacaacAGTACTTAGATGCGTGTTGATGGTTTCTTTTGGTTCAAATTGGTATACGTATCTCATATTTACAAGTATTTTCACTTGGTAAGCTTCTAGGTAACATGGATAACAAGGTGGTGAATACAATCTTATGTGAAATTGTATTATTTAGTAGTGTAATTAATCTCTcccaaataaatttaaattatacatttttaattgtgGTGAAGTATTAAGTCATTGTTATTTTTGACAAgtcatatatttaaataagtCAAACTTCAAAAAGCACGAAATACTCAAAtacatatacaaggtgatttagaaatttacatacatatatacatcaggataatttcaatttcatatgaATAGAAAGTAGTTTATACAAAGTTCCGGAAATAAAATTAGATTACTCATTCAATGAAAGGAACATTTTGCAAATTacctataaaatattaatttctctGTTAATTGAATGGGAAGTATTTTATGAAGTTAACCATTATGTAATTTGTGGGTAGTATTATTCATTTGCAGATGTCTTAATAAGGTTTTCAATGAACATCTCCAAAAGTTTGCATTTCACTTATACAGTGTAcagaaaaagttaattttgcAAATTGTGCATGGTGCAGAatcatatatatcaaaattttattcataaaaaatcgaaatactaaaattttcaataatgttttcataattttgtttatttttatggcGTATTTCAGATAAAAATGAGGCTTAAGTTTGAAAACTAGAATTTAAATACGATTAATAATTTTGGGTGAACGTTTGGGTGGGGTCCACCCTATACATGGTCATAAAAAGttaagaaattgatattttttagattaGCTAGGTTTTTTTCAACGCTTTCTTTTATGTTTTGCGTGATTAAGGTTGGTAGTGGAGGTGGGCGTAGTGTTGCATTTTTTGTAAGAGCAGAGAACAGGGAAGTGATCATTGAATCTGGATTCTTGGATTGTTCTCCACGTACACTCCAGAGCTAAAGAAGGTGAGGTCATTGTAATATCCGGACAGCTTTTTTATAGATGTTTGGAGTCGGAATGCGAGTTGGTCAGCCATCATTAAGAATTGTGGGTCGTTCTTACAAATGAATTTGGAGGCAAAGCGAATTGGTGATCAAAAAGCTTGCAGCGGATCGAGACCGTAGCTATAGTGTCGATCATTACTGAAACAACTAAAGCTTTTCATTAGGGTAGGCTTTCCTAAAGCTAGCCAGACTTTATTTAGAAGTACATTATTAACATATCTTATAAAAGGACTTCTTTGTTAACGCTAAAACTACGAATATTCCATTGAATAAAGTTGTATTTGAAGAAGTTCATTAATTCTCGTAAATTAAAACAGTCGATAGTTTTGGGAGCTAGATATAAGTATGTGATTATCAGACGTGAACTGAGTAATAGAAGATGTAAAATCCATATTATTATCTTCTGTAAGTGAAGTTTTTCGagtatgtattattttttggtaCTGGAGATTGACATCGATCGTTGACTCAGGGAGAAATTAGGGCCGCATTATGAGCGTCTTTATCAAATCcagttattttttgtaataccGTAAGACGTTGGAAGTGCTTGCGTTGGAAGAAGATGGAAAGTGAAGGATGATCTATGTGGAGTTTTTGTGTTTGGTTTTGAAGGGGGAAAGAGTTGGAACGCTTCGTAGTATGTGGACAGTCTAGAAGATTTGTACATAGTTCAGGATGAAGAGTTCCACATGTGATACATCTTTTAGTGCTACGGCAGGAATTCGCAGAATTTTTGCAATGAATGACTGGacttgtatatttttcaactgtAACTAGAACggattaaatttcaaaatccCTGGGACGTGGACGTCCCTCAAATGTAATAAGAACTGTAGTTGACGAGACATATTCGAAGGAGTCATCAGGTTTTACGCTActgacttttttttatttaggagatgtcatttttgtataatgtacTCTGATGTGATGGAACCGCCCATGTTTTCAACAATTCCTAAAGGCTTGGTTTATCATTAAGATATTATTGGCATCCAGAGAGGTTTCGATGTTAATTCCGATTTTATTTTTACCcttcttttgtatatttttgatattctgaATGTTCAGTTAAGTGTGTCTTGGAGTATTGCAGTCTGCGAACTTTAGAGGCTTCGATCCTATGTTCCAGTATTAGGATTTCGGAAGTTTTTCAGGATCGTTTTGGAAGCATTCCTTGGAGGATGTTGTCATGTTCCAATATTATGaaatctttttcttttaaagGAGAGAGCTGATGTAAGGAATTTATAAGTTTGGTGAGGGAGGGAGGAAGTTGAGGATATCTTTCGGAAAACACTTGCCTATAAAAGATCAATTTTCACTATGAACACTACATGTTTTGACAAATAAACACTTCACTTATAACTCATTACACCGATAAGAATGAAGCTAAATAACTTATTacaatttctaaatttgaataattcgGAGAAGTTCCGACTGACAATCGCTCTCGAATTCACGATTCAAGTCTCTTCACGGAACTGATAATATATTCCACAGTTTATTTTATGCCGCGTCTTTTCATACACTTTCATATAActtgttctaattttttataatatttttcttcaactaaCTTTGAACAAACTTTATGACAGCTGTCTTCATCTGCAATTCTGAACAAATTCTGAAATTAGATGTCACTAAAGTTAGCATAACAATATGAGCAGACAGATAAAACAATAAGCGGAACATGCATGTTTTTGGCTGTTCTGCTAACTTTAGAAAACAGTATAGCAGTGTAATGTgcaaaataaaaagattattgaaatagaatttttccATAATCCAATACTAATTAAATGTTCTGGTGTGGCCTCTTTACGGTCGGTATAATTAAATGCCTGCCACACAAGTCTATAATTCTTCACCAATGATAGTGTTCTGCTGAAAAAACTGGAGAAAAGTCATTTGTTTTCGTGACGTTtccgaaaaattcattttttcagcAATATTTAATTAGCATTAGTCCAGCACTTAATTATACAGGCCCTAACGAGACCATACGAGTCTATAATTATTcactattcttctttttcctctTCCGTGTATTAGACgtagtcgcctgttttatccttgcctcctatcctgCTTTCAGGGTTGTCGCTCCACCTTTTTCTGGTCGGCCGGTACTACTTCGGCCCAATGGGGATTTAACGCGCGCTATCTTGACCACTCTGTTGTTATCCATACGACTTAGGTGCTCGttccattctttctttcttgatagaacccATTTTGCACAATCTTCTGATATTCTCACTACTTTCCCTGTCCAGTAGGGTTTTTCCGGCTATCCTGCGTAGTACTTTCATCTCTGCTATTTCcatcattcttttggttttcgccGTTTCTGGATGTGTCTCTGCAGTGTAGGTCATTATGGGTTTTACCGTGACCTTGTATAATCTCGATTTGGCTTGTATTCCGATATGTTTATTTTGCCATATAGTTTCGTTCAAACATGCTGCTATTCTTAAGGCTTTAGTTGTTTGCTCTCTTACTTCGTTTTCTATGTGTTCAAATCCTGAAATCTCGATTCCTAGGCATTTGAATTCCATTACTTGGTGAATTATCTGGTCGTCTATGACTAGCTTACATCTTATCGGAGTTTTGGATGTGGTTATACACTTTGTATTGGACGTAGATAATATCTTATTGAAAGATTTAGCTGTGCAGTTAAACACATGTAAAAGCCTTTGAAGATCATCCTCATTTTTTGCGACTAGAACAGCATCATCAGCGTAACATAATATTGTGATATTTCGATCCCCATCTTGTAGCCCCTTAGATTTCTtacttttttgattatttcgttcataattatattgaaaagcaAGAAGCTTAAGGTGATTCCCTGGCGAATCCCTTTGTGTACTGCTATTTGCTTCGTTAGCACTTCGTTCACTTTGGCTTGGATTTTGTTGTCCATGTTTATATTTCCAATGGTTTTTATCAAGGGATTTGTTTATCATATAGTGAATATACTACGTCTTTTAGTTGTACTCAATCGAAAGCTTTTTGTAGATCTATAAAGCACATAAATGCTGGTCAGTTGTACTTAATCGATTTTCTGTGATCTGCCTGCTGACGAAGATCGCATATGTGCACGACTTTCCCGATCTAAATCCCTGTTGCTTATCTGTTAACGTGATAAGactgtttattttatttgtgatgACTTTTGTTGTAAGTTCTACCCAGCAAATTGATTCCTCTATAGTTagatagtattttttattttcttttatgaacATGAGAATCATAGTACTCGTTCTCTAATCGTCTGGGATTTTTTGATGTGACATGATCTTGTTAATGAAAGTTGTTCGTTGCTTGGCTAGGCTTTCTCCCCCGTATTTGAGTAATTCGTTAATTATGCCATCTTGACCTTggctttttcagtttttgagcTGTTTTATAGCCGATTGCACCTCTGTCAACTCAAACTGTATATCATCtattttcatcttcattttcgTACAGTTCTTGGGGGTACTTGACCCATGTTTCCTTTTGTATTTGGTTTGTCTCAAAGAGCTTATTGACTTCTTTTCTTTACCCCTTTATCATTCGATATATCTGTTTCTGGAGGccataaaaatcattattcatCTGTTTGGAAAATTGTTCCCAATATTTGTTCTCTTATCGATGTCTCTTACTAATGTTGTTATTTCATTACGTACTCTTCTGTATTTCAGGTAGGCTCCTTTCTTTTCTTGACATTTacaaggatgtattgatatctagttagcctagaccagtcccttgcataaacaaaatattgcgttactatagcaacgaacaataacttattagaagtgtcagtgtaaagtttgacgtcaaaataGTAAACTAGAGTTACGcgttaaattaaaagaaaaaagatgtccaccgaaattgtggaaATCCAAAAATtcgagtatcgagccatcatcatgTATCTGTATTTGAAACGGTAAAggggtaagcagatttacgaagatatgcttaatacccttggtgatcaatgtccttttccattgaagatgatgaccgatcaggAAGGCCAGATTCTATGtgagtcctcgaaaatatcgatgtagttcctgacatgattttatcagaccgtcgaattgggctaaaacggatatccgaagcactgaatatttcatacgaacgcgttcatcatatagttcacgtcaatttggattgctgcaaaatggatccccaaatgtttgaatgtcgACCAAAActgtgcaagggtagaagcatcgcgttcgatctgtgctcgatttgaaaacgatgtagagttcttaaaccgaattgttactaaggatgagacttgagtacatttctacgatccagaaagaAAGCAACAagcgatggaatggcgacactctggttctctaagacct includes:
- the LOC130893037 gene encoding uncharacterized protein LOC130893037, with protein sequence MINKSLDKNHWKYKHGQQNPSQSERSANEANSSTQRDSPGNHLKLLAFQYNYERNNQKSKKSKGLQDGDRNITILCYADDAVLVAKNEDDLQRLLHVFNCTAKSFNKILSTSNTKCITTSKTPIRCKLVIDDQIIHQVMEFKCLGIEISGFEHIENEVREQTTKALRIAACLNETIWQNKHIGIQAKSRLYKVTVKPIMTYTAETHPETAKTKRMMEIAEMKVLRRIAGKTLLDRESSENIRRLCKMGSIKKERMERAPKSYG